From the genome of Arvicola amphibius chromosome 9, mArvAmp1.2, whole genome shotgun sequence:
AGAACAAAAGCCACCTGCTTTGGGTACTCCTCTTTCAAGACACAAAACTAAACACCAGAGCCCAACCCCAAGCTATGTTACAGGTTCAGTCTTCAGTGAGACCAGTCCTGGTTACCAGCAGAACTGGGATTGCTCCCCAGTGCTTACAAGTGGGGACAGACTTGTCACATTTACCACAGCGGCTTCAGTCCGAGAATCTTCACACCACTCCACTGCAGCAGGCCCAAGGAGGGATGGAGGGTTCTGGGACAGTGGGCAACTTCCCTGAGGTGATAATGATGTGGGAGCATCTGGGGTCTGTCTTGTGACCACACTGGATGGGACTGACCACGCCCCATGTGCTGTCACCTGGATTGCCCTGGTTCAGGTAAACCTCACGCTGGGCTCGGGAGAGGCGAGCACAAGCTTCTGAGTGGGCAGCTGCCCTGTAGACAGCCAGGCCATGGTGCTCCAGACCCACAGGAGCCAATCCCCTGCAAGCAAATGTTGATGGCTGCCCAGAATCCTCATTTACAGACTGCTCTGTCTGCTTGAAGTCAAGCTCAGCGTTAaagccattctcctgcctcagctagaTGGATGTGCTCACTCGGGGTGGTGCAAACTACACTCGCGTTTCTGTTGAGATCCACAAGGCATATGGAGGTCACAAGGCCTGACAGTACCACTGGCCAGGACCAAGGACAGTCGCACAAGCATGGGGACAGTTGGTCAGCAGGACAAGTCCTGTCTGGGGACTGCTGTCCAGATCAGGTGCAGGTCTCCCCAACAACAGAACAAGTTCATGGGCTCCCTTCCCAAGACTCCCAGCATCACTGAATGAgaaagccagccaggcagctTAAAAAGGCTCTCATTTATTACATGTCCTCCCAGCTCTGCTCTACTCCTGCTGTGGAGCAGGCTGTGCTCTGAGGGAAGCCATAGACACAGCTGATTCTGCAGTGACCACTGTCCTGTGGACAGTTTGGTAGTGGGGTCTCTCCATGGATGAACTGGGGCTGGCCTAGGGCAGTCAGGATCCCAGGCCATCCTTCTTGCCCAGATACACCCCACACCTTACATCATGCTCCAATTTTCTTCTACGAGGGACCACCCACTCTAGAGCAAACAGTAGGCACTTAATATGTGCTTCTTGGATATGTGTAGTATATGGCACTCAATCTCCCAGCTGTCAAGTGAGGCGAGGACAAAGTGGCTGCCAAAGCCACTGGACAGATTAAAGGCCAAAGAAGCTATGACCTCAACCCTGGGTGAGCAGCATGACACAGGTGGGTGATGGGCCACTCTGGCACCAGGCCTGGTTTGAAGCCAAGCAGTGTGTCCATGGCACCAATAGGGCAAGTCTAAGGCTGCCCCAGGCTTGCCCTTGCTGGATTCACTGAGGGGCATGGCTGGGTGCAGAAGCAGAGCAGCTGGCTGGGCAGGTGGTCTGCATAGGAATTCTTCCCCCCGCAGCCAGATGTCTTGTCAGGTGTAGGGATGGGTTGAGTCACACAATGTGGCACTCGAGGGCAATGCTTCGAGGGAAGCCTTAGTCACAACTGAGACTGCAGTGACCACTGTCCTCTGGTCTGAGGAAAGGGGGCAGGTAGAGAGGCTCACGCTGGGGCCATTCCACCCAAGGCCCTCAGTGATCAGGATCCATGCTGGTCTGCATCACATCCACGTGGCTGTAGGACTTCCATGCCTGCCCGTTGCAGCTCTTCAGGATGCTTCCCAACTGCCGCCCAGGGCCCACCTCAAAGGTGCTGGGAAACTCAGTGCCCTTCTTTCGCTTGTAGATACAGTGCATTGTCTGTTCCCACTTCACTGGAGACACCACCTGCTGCCCCAGCAGCTTCCGGATGTGTTGGGGATGCATGTATTTATGTCCACTGACATTGGAGTGGACAGCAACCAGTGGCTTCTTGATGTTAATCGTGTCTAGAATTTTCACCAGGGGCTCCACGGCTGGCTCCATGAGGCAGGTATGGAAGCCACCACTCACCGGCAACATCTTGGTGCGCCTGAAGTGATACTTAGCAGAATTCTTCCGGAGAAACTGCAGGGCCTGATGGGGAAAAAATGAGAAATCTCACTCACAGAAGCAAAAGTTTCAGCTGTTGCTGGAAtccttatgtgtgtgtggcagggggtgCTGGGACCAGGGGTCTGTGTGTGCAAAGCAAGACTTCTACACTGAGGTGCACCCTCAGcccttggctttttgagacaaggccacTGTGCAGAGCCCAAGTTAGCTTTGTACTCACAATCCTCTGGCTGAGCTTCCTGGGTGCTAGAATCACAGGGTGTACATCACCACATGTGGCCACAAGCCCTTCAGCTAGCACCTTAATTCACTTTTTCAATTCTAGTTAACCTGGTTGCAGTCAATGCCccagcaatctctctctctctctctctctctctctctctctctctctctctctctctctctctctctctctctctctctctctctattatgtgcatgagtgctttgcctgcatgggtGCCACACtcatgcctggtgtctgaggacAATAGAAGAGGATGTTTGATTCCCTGGGACTAGAGCATATGGGTTCTGAaaaccaaacatgggtcctctgtgagTACAAGTGTTCCTAACCTCTGCACcatcacctctccagtcccctggcggttttatttatttaattatttatttttggagggaGTTGACATGCACCTGCCTCAACTAAGATGTGACCATGGCTGTTCAGTAGAAACCATTGGCTTAGAACTGACCAGTGTGACCTACCATGTCAGGTTAGTCCCCAAGGGGCTGTGGTGCTCACAGGTTCAGATGTGGTATTTGAAGACACCCAGCAAAGGTGACCCAGATAGTGGGAGGAAACCGCCAGGACGAGACATGGGGTTAGTGGCAAAGAACTGTGCGTGTGCAgctttgtttggattttgagtcagggtctcactatgtagtgagctcgcctggaactcactgtagaccagattggccttgaattcagatatcctcctgcctctgcttcccaagtgctgggattagagatatgAACCATATatgtgttatttttgagacaaggttgtaggtactccaggctagccttgaactcattatgtggCCAAATCATTTTcctttacctcctaagtgctgggtttataagCATGTGCCTTCAGCCCAGTTACCGGGGTTCAAATTTGGCCttcagtggcacatgcctgtgacagtgttgattgtgagttcaagaccagcatagGCTACAAAGAAAGACTCTCAAACTTCTGGCTCTTGTTTCTCCATCTCAGCTTCCTTTTCTGTGAAATGGGATAAGGATACCTTCTAGATGGTGGACTAGCAATGAGGGAGTTAGAGTGTGATACCTGGCCATTACACAGATTCTCGCTGCACTTCCTGGCATCTCAAAGTAGCACTGGGCCCTCAGCTGCCACTTCTACAGGGCTCTTGCCCCTCCACTTGTGCTTGACCTGGCCCTTACTGTGTTCCTGGACTGGTGTCGTGTTGTCACACTTTGACAACAGGAACTCTAATGGGTCTTATGTCCCTAGTGCTAGTACACAGAATATCCTGGTAGGTGACACTTGGAGAAGCAGCAGACGGCAGAGGATCGAGCACTCAAATGCAAAAtcatacatttaagaaaaaaaccaggcgtctggcagtggtggcacacacctttaaccctagtactcaggaggcagaggcagacagatctctgcgagtttgaggccagcctggtctacagagaaagttccaaggCAACCCAGAGAAATCCTACCCAccccctaaaaaataaaaaataaaagaaaaaaaaggtaaaacaaacaaacaaaaccccacaaagcCACAGCAAACAGATCTATGAAAGCAAGCATCCAGATTGCAAGCATAGCATGGGAAGGCCTGGACGTGACCTGACCTGACCCATGAGCCAGGCGACTGGTTCAGAAATTCTGtctgctggcttctgcttccCTCTGAAGCACTCACTCTGCCACACATGCCCTCGGCCCTCAGCCATTTTCTCCAGACCATGCTCAGCAAGGCACGCACCCTTCCCACTGGGACCTCACAGACTCTCTGCTCCACATGGACTGGAGTCTGTGAGTGTGGCTTCCCATCAACACCAACCTCAAGGTGTCCTGAGATGACCCTGCAGTCAGGAAAGAGGTAGTTGGACACCTGGCACACTGGGTTCTCTATGCCCAAGGATTTGCAGTGCTCCTGGGCTTCCATGCAGGCAAAGGTGAAGTTGGACTGATGCTGGCCAAGGACAGACAGCATCCCACTGGGGACAGCTTCAGATGCTTCTTGCATGGCTTCGGCTCGGACTTTAACTGCATACAGACCTATCCAGATAGAAGTGTTTGTAAGTCTAACTGAAATGGAGGGTAAGCCGTCCTCAAGGGGAATGGTGACAGTGGTGCTGACTGCCAGTCCAAGGGCCACAGTTCTGATCATCTTTATCTGCTGTGCCAGTGGTCACAGCATAGGGGCGCACCTACTGCACAGGAtcgacccgagttcaaatccttaGCACTTCTCATACAAGAGAAGTCAAGCATGGCTATGTAAGCCTATAATCCAGCAAAGTGGGATGGTGGGGCAGAAGCAGAGACTGCCAGCCGAGCCCTGGGCAACTGTGGGCACACAAATGTAGAACTGTtgacaggaagcagaagaaaaggcaaagaaggtGAAGGGTAAGTGTGAACATCTCTCCCATGTGAGTGGGAAAGCAGTTACTGTGACAGATGCCACACAAAGACAtgtagcacacacctgtgattATGCTGTCATTCTGTAAACTGCACACACAAAATTACAAAGCTAGTGCTTTCAACAGGAATGGAAACACTGCCACCATGTCTACAACAGTAATATGCTTTTGAAAACAGCAttgggaagccaggcagtggtggtgcacaactttaatcccagcacttgggaggcagaggcaggtggatctctgtgagttcgaggacagcctggtctacagagtgagttctgggacagtcagggatatacagcaaaaccctggtctaaaaaaaataaaaataaataaaaccaagcaaaacCCAGCATTggagctggagatatagctcagtagcAGAGTGTTGCCTAATACCCTTCAGGCCataggttcaatgcccagcaccaatCCCTCAAGAACACCtcattcccttttcctcctccaatCCTGGGGGATCTGCCCCTTCTACCAATTGGATTCATGTATTGTGGACACTTCATGTTACAACCTAACTGTATAGTGGCTGTACTATTTATATTCTAAGAAGCTGGAACCTGGGCTGATTTCTGCACATTCTCAACCCTCCTCTCCCATAGGGTATGAAATGCTGTTCATGTGGGCTGACCTGCATTTTTTTGATAACCACTGTTGATAAACATGTACTTGTTGACCACCTGGGTCTCAATTCTCGAGAAATGTGCATTCAAGTCCCTTCCCTGTATTGATCTATAAAGCAAACTTTAATCAAGGAACTGATCGGCCAGTCAGTCATTTGTATCTGCTCTCGCTCTctcactcatgtgtgtgtgtgtgtctgtctgtctgtgcctctccttcccttccacccccaACTCTCTCTCAGACAGAATGTTACCTAGGCTAgaattgaactcaaatcctcCCTACccgctttgagacaggatttcactgtgtagccctggtgggtatagaacttgatatgtagaccaggctagcttactcacatagatccacccgcctctccaagtgctaggattaagggcgcAAGCCCCCAGCTCAGTTCAGGTGAGCTTCTTGCTACAATCTCCCAAGAGGCCAAGACTACAAACATACGCTACTGTGCCCagtttcagcaaaaaaaaaaaaaaaaaaaaaaaaaaaaaaaaaaatcaggaaaaaaatctggaaagatggctcgtcagttaagagtactaactgctcttgcagaggatccaagttcagttccctgcacttATGCGGAtgctgggagtgggctttgcATACATACACTAGGCAATGAGCAAAGTACTCCTGACCTTCTTACACACGCCATGGCATGTGCAGTCATGCACACATTCACTCATACAAGCACAGttttatgtaattaaaaaaaaaaaaggaatgcagAGGGCAGTGAAGGAAGGTGGCCAAAGGAACAGATTTCATTAGATCACATGTAAACAGTAAACCTGCATTGAATCCTTCAGGCTTCAGAGGGGATCAGTGGAATTCAGTCTTGAGCTCCAGGGTCATCTTCAGCCATGTGCTCCCTTGTGACAACCTAGGAGTGGGTCCAGCACCACTGTCCAGAGTCCCCTGTCCCCACTGAGCCCAGTAAGAACACACCCCGACAAGCCAAACTCCTTGTATACCTTCAGAAAACTCCATGGCTCCGGCAAACACAAGGGCTGCAAACTCCCCCACACTGAATCCAGCTGCAGCAACACAGTTCTCAATGACCTGCGGTGACAGAGCAGAGCATGAGGCTGAACCCGCAGGAAGAGTTCAGTCCCGGGATATGCACCTGGGAACTGGCAGAGCAGTCAAGTGTCACCATGAGCCGATTCTAACGGCCTGGTACTCCAGCTAGAAGAGGACACACAGAGGTGGGCTGGCAACCGGAGTCTAGCCCTTTATGGACTAGGACCTTCTGGAGAAAGACAGACGGGAGCCAACCGTAGTCACACCATGACCCAGAGCTCTCGGTGCTCTTGCCTTCTCTGCACTGCCAGAGCAGTTTCTTGGGCACACAGGTGAAAGAAATTACATGCACGCTGCCAAGGCCACTCATGGCTGTCATCACAGCACTGAGGGACACTGACAACACAGCCACATTACAGTTCAtcgtcccatgctcccaaccaaAGCAAAAGTATGATTTTTCCAGGCCACAGAGAACTGGACTTCAGTCCCCCAGACCTACTTTATAATATTAAGTAGGTAATGCTAATCTCTATAAAAAAGCACAGCCTTGGCCCAAAGTAAACATTGTAAACATTAAGTAAATGTGCCACAGGACCATACTCATTCCTGTAACTGAGCCTTCTGTCATTGCATCTTACAAGGTGGCTGTAAAGGTAAAAAGAGGGTCTCAGCACCAGCTAACATGGATTGCCCTGGTATTACTCTATTTCAACAGCAAATAAAGTCACATGCTATAATATCTGacatgccattttcttttttagacagggtctcactgtgtagccctgattgacctgaaacttgctatgtagaccaggatcccctggaactggagtgacagacagttgtgagctgccgtgtgggtgctgagaattgaacctggatcctctggaagagcagccagtgctcttaaccgctgagccttcTCTATATTGAGTCcctcaaaacataaataaataaaaccttaaaaagatttatgtatatttatgttttgcTTGCTTGAATATTATGTGCACGTGGTGCATATACTTGGTGTCCACAGAAGTCATAAAACAGTGtcggatcccatggaactggagttatggatagttgtgaaccaccacatgggtgttgggaaccgaacccaggtcctcttacTTCAgggccatctctccggcccaaCACATTCATCCTTAATGTACTATATTAACTCGGTGCATTAACTGTGGACTGTCTGTCTCTTCTAAGATGCAAACACCCCTGGAGCAAGGATTCTTGTTTTGTGCAGGGGGTCTAGAATACTAACAATGGGGACCAATAAGAAGCAGACTGAGGACCCCGCAGACCCAGCAGACTCTCCTCCGCTCACCGCCGGCTGCAGATAATGTAGCTTTTCCACGGCAGCCAGCGAGGCCACGAAGACGGCGGGCTGGCAGTGCACCGTGCGGTCCAGGTCCTCCTGAGGCCCGCGCAGGCACAGCTCCAGCAGATCGTAACCCAGCACCCGGTGCGCGGTCTCGTAGAGCTGGCGCACACGCGGGAAGCCGAGCAGGCCGCCCCCCATGCCGACCGCTTGGCTGCCCTGGCCGGGGAAGAGCAGCACCGAGCAGCGCGCGGGCGGTCGCCGCGCCACCGCCTCCTGGGCCCCCTCTTCGGCCGAGCTGGCGTCCCGCAGCAGCTCCGCCACGTCCACGGCGTCCGGGGGCGGCTCCCCGTGGCTCGAGGCGGCGCGGCGTCCCCAAAGTCCCCAGGCCCACCCGGCCCGAGCTACCCGGGCGTTCATAGCGAGACACGGAGCCAGCGTTCGTTACCGCGGCGACAGAGGCACACTGCGGCTGCGCAGCCGTGCGGTCCTTCGCGTACTTCCTGTCGGGTCGcctaggcagccaggaaaaaaaagttcCTATGTTACCAATCCACCCCAGCTCTCAAACCAGTTGCAGTTGTGTCTTGGTCCTGGAGTGGTCTGTGAGTTTCCTTAAATTTCTACAGCCAGGAACCACAGACAGCATTCCAGAATGAGCCCTCAATAGCTATTTACGTACTAAATTGTGCAACGCCGTCCAGTAGAACGTGGAAGAGTACTGCGAACCCCTGCacgttgttttgtttgtttttgcccaTGATTCTGCCAACTGTACACTGTAAACAAGCAGTTCTCGTGTTTCCTACAAGACGCAACTAGGTGTCCAGCTCATAATAAGCAGTCAGTATATCTTAGTGCCATGGAATCAAGCCCGGGATCATTTTCAGATTCGCTTTTGAAATTTAATAATCTCATTTAATAATCGAAGAGGCAACGTCTCAAGATTGAGTGACATAAGGTTAGTGACAGAACAGGGAAGTTGTGCATGTGCGGTCTCTGAAagcttttttgggggtggggaagtcTGGGTCAGAGTGATTCTGACCTCGCCCTTTTATCCCATTTCCGGAACtctgatcttttctcatttcctgccAGTCTCTGCTAAGGCGCCCAGGGAAcggggacacaaacacacacacacacacacacacacacacatacatcccacAGCACTTCATGAGAAGATCTATGTGGCGgtaacacccccccacacacacaccccccacagcACTTCATTATGAGAAGATCTATGTGGAGGTACGTTTCAGTGTTCTCTGGCTGGCATACCAATGTTATAGACTTAAGGGCCTAAATAATAGAAATTACATCTCAGAATTCCGGAGACTGAGAAGCCCAGGGTCAAGCGAGACACTTGCCAATGCAGTGTCTGGAAAGTCTGTTCCCTGGTTTGCAGACCACCAGCTTTTCCTATCCCCacgtggtgggggaggggggcccACAACAACGGTATCTTCTTTTAAGAGTATTAATCTAATTCATGAAGGTTCTACCTCATGACCTAATCACCCCAATCCTCCAGGCCCCTATCTCTAAATACCATCACACTGGGGGTTAAGGTTCAATACAGGAATGTTGGGGGGACGTACTACTCAAACCACAGTAATCCACATCCAAACATCTATTTTCATTGAGTTTGAGGGAAATCAAATAAGCATTTCAAGATGTTCAGTTTTGTTATTATATACatttgatagataaatagataaccCACTATGtaaccagcctggaactcactatgtagattaggctagatcccaactcacagagatctgcctgtctttacttctagagtgctgggaccaaaggtgtgtgccaccacacttggctattttttatttttaattatctgtatATGAGTGTGGCTGCTTATGGAGTCCAGAAGATAGtgttggatcttctggagctgaggttataggtggttatgagccacgtgagcgggtgctgagaatggaacttgggtcctctgcaagagcaatatgtactcttaattgctgaaccatgtTTCCCTAACCTTGAAGTTTTGCTTTTGACTAGGAGAaatgctgtggtggtttggataaaaaGGGGACCCACTGGCCCCTAGgaagtggccttgttggaggaaatgtgtcactggaggCTCACTGAAGTCTCAGATGCCCAATCCATACCCAGAGTGACCTTCTTCTTGCTGCCTATgaatctagatgtagaactctcaactccttctccagcaccatatctgcccacatgccaccatgcttcctgtcatgatgataatgaactaaacctctgaaactgtaagccagccccaatgacaTGTTCTCCTTAAtaagagtggctgtggtcatggtgtctcttcacagcaatagaaaccctaagacaagtgCATATCCCACTAGAGGGGATTTGCCATGTGAAGCATGA
Proteins encoded in this window:
- the Mcat gene encoding malonyl-CoA-acyl carrier protein transacylase, mitochondrial, coding for MNARVARAGWAWGLWGRRAASSHGEPPPDAVDVAELLRDASSAEEGAQEAVARRPPARCSVLLFPGQGSQAVGMGGGLLGFPRVRQLYETAHRVLGYDLLELCLRGPQEDLDRTVHCQPAVFVASLAAVEKLHYLQPAVIENCVAAAGFSVGEFAALVFAGAMEFSEGLYAVKVRAEAMQEASEAVPSGMLSVLGQHQSNFTFACMEAQEHCKSLGIENPVCQVSNYLFPDCRVISGHLEALQFLRKNSAKYHFRRTKMLPVSGGFHTCLMEPAVEPLVKILDTINIKKPLVAVHSNVSGHKYMHPQHIRKLLGQQVVSPVKWEQTMHCIYKRKKGTEFPSTFEVGPGRQLGSILKSCNGQAWKSYSHVDVMQTSMDPDH